A region of Eschrichtius robustus isolate mEscRob2 chromosome 19, mEscRob2.pri, whole genome shotgun sequence DNA encodes the following proteins:
- the MMP2 gene encoding 72 kDa type IV collagenase, with amino-acid sequence MTEARVARGALAGPLRALCVLGCLLGRATAAPSPIIKFPGDVGPKTDKELAVQYLNTFYGCPKESCNLFVLKDTLKKMQKFFGLPQTGELDQSTIETMRKPRCGNPDVANYNFFPRKPKWDKNQITYRIIGYTPDLDPETVDDAFARAFRVWSDVTPLRFSRLRDGEADIMINFGRWEHGDGYPFDGKDGLLAHAFAPGPGVGGDSHFDDDELWTLGEGQVVRVKYGNADGEYCKFPFLFSGKEYTSCTDTGRSDGFLWCSTTYNFDKDGKYGFCPHEALFTMGGNADGQPCKFPFRFQGTSYDSCTTEGRTDGYRWCGTTEDYDRDKKYGFCPETAMSTVGGNSEGAPCVFPFTFLGNKHESCTSAGRSDGKLWCATTANYDDDRKWGFCPDQGYSLFLVAAHEFGHAMGLEHSEDPGALMAPIYTYTKNFRLSHDDVKGIQELYGGSPDIDTGTGPTPTLGPITPEICKQDIVFDGISQIRGEIFFFKDRFIWRTVTPRDKPMGPLLVATFWPELPEKIDAVYEAPQEEKAVFFAGNEYWVYSASTLERGYPKPLTSLGLPPDVQKVDAAFNWSKNKKTYIFAGDKFWRYNEVKKKMDPGFPKLIADAWNAIPDNLDAVVDLQGGGHSYFFKGAYYLKLENQSLKSVKFGSIKSDWLGC; translated from the exons CAATACCTGAACACCTTCTATGGCTGCCCCAAGGAGAGTTGTAACCTGTTTGTGCTGAAGGACACGCTGAAGAAGATGCAGAAGTTCTTCGGGCTACCCCAGACAGGTGAACTGGACCAGAGCACCATCGAGACCATGCGGAAGCCGCGCTGCGGCAACCCCGATGTGGCCAACTACAACTTCTTCCCCCGCAAGCCCAAGTGGGACAAGAACCAGATCACCTACAG GATTATTGGCTACACCCCTGATCTGGACCCCGAGACAGTGGACGATGCCTTCGCTCGTGCCTTCCGAGTCTGGAGTGATGTGACTCCACTGCGGTTTTCTCGGCTCCGTGATGGAGAAGCTGACATCATGATCAACTTTGGCCGCTGGG AGCATGGAGATGGGTACCCTTTTGACGGCAAAGACGGGCTTCTGGCTCACGCCTTCGCTCCAGGCCCTGGCGTTGGGGGAGACTCTCACTTTGATGACGATGAGCTGTGGACCCTGGGAGAAGGGCAAG TGGTCCGCGTGAAGTATGGGAACGCCGACGGGGAGTACTGCAAGTTCCCCTTCCTGTTCAGCGGCAAGGAGTACACCAGCTGCACGGACACGGGCCGCAGCGACGGCTTCCTCTGGTGTTCCACCACCTACAACTTCGACAAGGACGGCAAGTACGGCTTCTGCCCCCATGAAG CCCTGTTCACCATGGGTGGCAACGCCGACGGACAGCCCTGCAAGTTCCCGTTCCGCTTCCAGGGTACATCCTATGACAGCTGCACCACCGAGGGCCGAACCGATGGCTACCGCTGGTGTGGCACCACCGAAGACTATGACCGCGACAAGAAGTACGGCTTCTGCCCCGAGACCG CCATGTCCACTGTGGGCGGGAACTCGGAAGGTGCCCCCTGTGTCTTCCCCTTCACCTTCCTGGGCAACAAGCACGAGAGCTGCACCAGCGCCGGCCGCAGCGATGGGAAGTTGTGGTGCGCGACCACGGCCAACTACGACGATGACCGCAAGTGGGGCTTCTGCCCCGACCAAG GGTACAGCCTGTTCCTGGTGGCAGCCCATGAGTTTGGCCATGCAATGGGGCTGGAGCACTCAGAGGATCCCGGAGCCCTAATGGCCCCCATTTACACCTACACCAAGAACTTCCGCCTATCACATGATGACGTCAAGGGCATTCAAGAGCTCTATG GGGGCTCCCCTGACATTGACACTGGCACCGGCCCCACGCCCACACTGGGCCCCATCACTCCTGAGATCTGCAAACAGGACATCGTCTTTGATGGCATCTCTCAGATCCGTGGGGAGATCTTCTTCTTCAAGGACCG GTTCATTTGGCGAACAGTGACACCACGTGACAAGCCCATGGGGCCCCTGCTGGTGGCCACATTCTGGCCTGAGCTCCCGGAAAAGATCGATGCTGTATACGAGGCCCCACAGGAGGAGAAGGCTGTGTTCTTTGCAG GGAATGAATACTGGGTCTATTCAGCCAGCACCCTGGAGCGAGGGTACCCCAAGCCACTGACCAGCCTGGGGCTTCCCCCTGATGTCCAAAAAGTGGATGCTGCCTTTAACTGGAGCAAGAACAAGAAGACGTACATCTTCGCTGGAGACAAGTTCTGGAG ATACAATGAggtgaagaagaaaatggatcCCGGCTTTCCCAAGCTCATCGCAGATGCCTGGAACGCCATCCCTGATAACCTGGATGCCGTGGTGGACCTGCAGGGCGGGG GTCACAGCTACTTCTTCAAGGGCGCGTATTACCTGAAGTTGGAGAACCAAAGTCTGAAGAGCGTGAAGTTCGGAAGCATCAAATCCGACTGGCTGGGCTGCTGA